A section of the Naumovozyma dairenensis CBS 421 chromosome 5, complete genome genome encodes:
- the NDAI0E01490 gene encoding uncharacterized protein (similar to Saccharomyces cerevisiae SAS5 (YOR213C); ancestral locus Anc_8.632), with product MQEPSLEIPVVNDPLADALKDVYDVVKLILRVKTQQVIIQDPPLTDQTIDEAIDSDDTVEETVSPSDDITILLQNSQGSERLHTIETSESGNGTQEELSKEGLHFESGTHNGHLMENKLVINGGYENNKEAIDGREEEDHDNDEDDGEGDELPLRKWRVEICLLDKEGNEIEASILKSCTYYLHPTFANPVRKISSPPFTLDEQGWGEFEFKIICNLIEQAGKFIVFHDLQFSEEAYAMDYSIYISCNTPLIRSFLESHHLLPDTSIENVDELIHKEIYKAHSKWIKEVPYYDEDLVDEITQMIINHPSVMTEINKYPRKEAFVMGFYQLPLDLLNSIRAHINKEHDVKQDVECSDGA from the coding sequence ATGCAAGAACCAAGCCTGGAAATACCTGTGGTAAATGACCCACTTGCAGATGCATTAAAGGATGTTTATGATGTCGTCAAACTCATACTGCGAGTAAAAACACAACAAGTGATTATCCAGGATCCACCATTGACGGATCAGACCATAGATGAGGCAATAGATTCTGATGATACAGTTGAGGAAACCGTTTCTCCCTCAGATGATATCACAATTTTACTGCAAAACAGTCAAGGAAGTGAGAGACTACATACAATCGAGACATCCGAAAGTGGTAATGGTACCCAGGAAGAACTGAGCAAGGAAGGTCTCCATTTCGAAAGTGGTACACACAATGGTCATCTAATGGAAAACAAACTTGTGATAAATGGAGGATATGAAAACAATAAAGAAGCAATCGATGGTcgagaagaagaagatcatgataatgatgaggACGATGGAGAAGGAGATGAATTACCGCTACGTAAATGGAGAGTTGAAATATGTCTACTTGATAAAGAAGGGAATGAGATTGAAGCATCTATACTAAAATCATGCACATATTATCTCCATCCAACGTTTGCAAATCCTGTTCGAAAAATCAGCTCTCCACCATTCACATTAGATGAACAAGGTTGGggtgaatttgaatttaaaataatatgCAATCTCATAGAACAAGCGGGTAAATTTATTGTATTCCATGATCTTCAGTTTTCAGAAGAAGCATATGCTATGGATTACTCGATTTATATCTCATGTAATACGCCACTAATACGAAGTTTTCTTGAGAGTCATCATCTTTTGCCAGATACTTCTATCGAAAATGTTGATGAACTCATACACAAGGAAATATACAAAGCACATTCTAAGTGGATCAAAGAAGTGCCATATTACGATGAAGATCTCGTTGATGAGATAACCCAAATGATAATTAATCATCCTTCTGTCATGACggaaataaataaatatccCAGAAAGGAAGCGTTTGTTATGGGATTCTATCAGTTACCACtagatttattgaattctaTTCGTGCAcatattaataaagaacATGACGTTAAACAAGATGTGGAATGTTCAGATGGTGCGTAG
- the MGM1 gene encoding dynamin-related GTPase MGM1 (similar to Saccharomyces cerevisiae MGM1 (YOR211C); ancestral locus Anc_8.628) produces the protein MSSALSLSRNTLQILTSNRLQHPSHVCMRRLMLSHFTRRFIHSTRSSSSLIINIPFPRQPYLHRTFRNHSTTYPYVITSRRFMSIFPKIITKVVKLPVYVGGGLAAAGSYVAYKLEEANSFTWDKWNQLKDYSTNMRDKLNGYFGSDGSGVPPSENSSGSSDSNGTVPTATLLASLVDDEEDKEKKSDDDEDEDEDDYLDSVDTTQDEMLNLTKQMIEIRSIVSKVDSTSANLTLPSIVVIGSQSSGKSSVLESIVGKEFLPKGSNMVTRRPIELTLVNTPGNSEITADFPTLRTYNLTDFKEVKRILMELNMAVPSTEAVSEEPIQLTIKASTVPDLSLVDLPGYIQVEAADQPMELKSKIRLLCDKYLNEPNIILAISAADVDLANSSALRAAKLADPQGLRTIGVITKLDLVTPVLARNILNNKKYPLKMGYVGVITKTGPNGASLSQHSSLGSGMSHLFGNKDRTSTALSTREEVSPEQLEARQFEKSYFKENRKTFQNCQVTTKKLREKLIKILEISMSNALEPTSTVIQQELDDTSYLFKVEFNDRQLTPKSYLLNNIDILKLSIKEFQEKFNRNELKSILKADLDQKVLDFLATRYWKDENFIELSNNNRFIKNDDEILYWHKKLDLASSSLTKIGIGRLSTMLVTNSILKELGNVLECTQLKNHDLIKELVLNTAVNVLNTKYYSTADQVENCVKPFKYEIDLEDRDWNIAREHSINLIKEELRQCNQRYETIKNVIGNKKLQHVMHYLEQDTTQKETLGMSKMLLERGAEASFLDKRSKVLSFRLKLLKNNCRSKDNKDFCPEVFLNAVSEKLTSTAVLFLNVELLSDFFYNFPIELDNRLNVLTSEQIEMFAKEDPKISRHIELQKRKELLELALAKIDSILVFKRSYKSINK, from the coding sequence ATGTCATCAGCATTGAGTCTATCACGAAATACCCTACAGATACTTACATCTAACCGTCTACAGCATCCATCTCATGTTTGTATGCGTCGCCTGATGCTGTCACATTTCACAAGACGGTTTATCCATTCTACTAGGAgctcatcatcattgataataaacatACCCTTTCCTCGTCAGCCTTATCTTCATCGTACGTTTAGAAACCATTCAACCACATATCCTTATGTAATAACCTCCCGAAGATTTATGTCCATATTCCCAAAGATAATAACTAAAGTAGTCAAATTACCAGTTTATGTGGGAGGTGGGTTAGCAGCTGCTGGTAGTTATGTAGCATACAAACTCGAGGAAGCAAATAGTTTTACTTGGGATAAGTGGAaccaattgaaagattattcAACAAACATGAGAGATAAACTGAATGGATATTTTGGTAGTGATGGAAGTGGTGTACCGCCTTCTGAAAATTCATCAGGTTCCTCTGATTCTAATGGGACTGTCCCTACAGCTACTTTACTTGCATCATTAGTCGACGATGAGGAAGATAAGGAGAAAAAAAGTGAcgacgatgaagatgaagatgaagatgattatTTGGATTCCGTGGATACCACTCAAGATGAGATGTTGAATTTGACGAAACAAATGATTGAAATCAGATCAATAGTAAGTAAAGTTGATTCCACTTCTGCAAATTTAACGTTACCTTCCATTGTAGTGATTGGTTCTCAATCCTCAGGTAAATCATCAGTATTGGAATCGATCGTCGGGAAAGAATTCTTACCAAAAGGTTCCAATATGGTAACAAGAAGACCTATTGAATTAACATTAGTGAACACACCGGGGAATAGTGAAATAACAGCAGATTTTCCCACTTTAAGAACTTATAATTTAACGGATTTTAAAGAAGTTAAAAGGATTTTGATGGAATTGAATATGGCTGTTCCCTCCACAGAAGCTGTCTCTGAGGAACCGATTCAATTAACTATCAAGGCATCGACTGTTCCTGATTTATCATTGGTAGATTTACCTGGTTATATTCAAGTTGAAGCAGCAGATCAACCAATGGAATTAAAATCTAAAATTAGACTATTATgtgataaatatttaaacGAGCCGAATATTATCCTTGCAATTTCTGCAGCCGATGTGGATTTGGCAAATAGTTCTGCGTTAAGAGCTGCTAAATTAGCTGACCCACAGGGTTTGAGAACTATTGGTGTTATAACAAAACTGGATTTAGTGACTCCAGTGTTGGCcagaaatatattaaacaatAAGAAATATCCTTTGAAGATGGGATACGTTGGTGTAATTACGAAGACTGGACCAAATGGAGCTTCCCTATCTCAACATTCCTCGTTAGGATCAGGCATGTCGCATTTATTTGGGAATAAGGATAGAACTAGTACAGCCTTATCTACTAGAGAAGAAGTATCACCAGAACAATTAGAGGCAAgacaatttgaaaaatcatattttaaAGAGAATAGGAAAACCTTCCAAAATTGTCAAGTCACCACAAAGAAATTACGAgagaaattaataaagattttaGAAATTTCCATGTCAAATGCCTTGGAACCAACATCAACTGTCATTCAAcaagaattagatgataCATCGTATTTATTCAAAGTGGAGTTCAATGATCGTCAGTTGACACCTAAATCGTACTTATTAAacaatattgatattttgaaactatcaattaaagaatttcaagaaaaatttaataggaatgaattgaaatctaTCTTAAAGGCAGATTTGGATCAAAAAGTTTTAGATTTTCTAGCAACAAGATATTGGAAGgatgaaaatttcattgaattgaGCAACAATAATAGgtttattaaaaatgatgatgagatTCTTTATTGGCATAAGAAATTAGATTTAGCTTCATCAAGTTTGACTAAGATTGGTATTGGTAGATTATCTACTATGTTGGTTACCAATTCTATATTGAAAGAACTAGGAAACGTCTTAGAGTGTacacaattgaaaaatcatgatttaattaaagaattagTTTTGAACACTGCGGTCAATGTATTGAATACCAAATATTACTCTACAGCGGATCAGGTAGAAAATTGCGTGAAACCATTCAAATATGAGATTGATCTTGAAGATAGAGATTGGAATATTGCAAGGGAACATTCTATTAATttaatcaaagaagaattgCGTCAATGTAATCAACGGTATGAAACCATTAAAAATGTTATTggtaataaaaaattacaacaTGTTATGCATTATTTAGAGCAAGATACCACTCAAAAGGAAACATTGGGTATGTCCAAAATGTTATTAGAGAGAGGTGCTGAAGCATCCTTCTTAGATAAACGATCCAAAGTTTTATCATTTCGGTTAAAGttattaaagaataatTGTCGGAGTAAGgataataaagatttttGTCCAGAAGTCTTTTTGAATGCAGTTAGTGAAAAATTGACATCTACTGCTGTTCTTTTCTTAAATGTTGAACTATTAAGCGATTTCTTCTATAATTTTCCAATCGAGTTGGATAATAGATTAAATGTATTAACTAGTGAACAAATAGAAATGTTTGCGAAGGAAGATCCTAAGATTTCAAGACATATCGAGTTACAAAAGAGAAAGGAATTGTTGGAGTTGGCGTTAGCAAAAATTGATTCCATTTTAGTCTTTAAGAGAAGCTACAAAAGTATCAATAAGTAA
- the STE4 gene encoding G protein subunit beta (similar to Saccharomyces cerevisiae STE4 (YOR212W); ancestral locus Anc_8.631) yields MSAYPVDQPVYLIQQPQQQYLSYQDIQTLEDEIQQKIDQARNETKHLYTQVNKIKSKIQDADLFQISQQIEPLIKPHINLKPTLTLRGHNNKISQFKWSLNSKSILSSSQDGFMLIWDSATGLKQNAIPLDSQWVLSCAISPSGKLVASGGLNNNCTIYRVSKENRVQQNVVSIFKGHTCYISDIEFWDNSHVITSSGDMTCALWNIPKAKRLREYSDHLGDVLALAMPSRQGATETDGESNDSSIFASCGSDGYTYIWDTRSPSAVQKFFVSDSDVTSIKFFKDGNSIITGSDDGIINMFDLRSDCSIASYSLQQGMQKELKHPTYTSATMEYSKYSPQSPFANSITSSYLDNQGVVSLDFSGSGRLMYACYTDIGCVIWDLLKGEIVGKLDGHSDRISGVETSPDGLAVCTASWDSTMKIWSPRYM; encoded by the coding sequence ATGAGTGCATATCCAGTGGACCAACCAGTCTATTTAATACAACAGCCGCAACAACAATACCTTTCCTATCAAGATATTCAAACTTTGGAAGATGAAATCCAACAAAAAATAGATCAAGCGAGAAATGAAACGAAACATCTTTATACTCAAGtaaacaaaatcaaatcaaaaatCCAAGATGCAGACCTTTTCCAAATCTCACAACAAATAGAACCTCTCATTAAACCACATATAAACTTAAAACCAACTTTAACGTTAAGGGGTCataacaataaaatttCACAATTCAAATGGAGTTTAAATTCCAAATCAATATTAAGTTCGAGTCAGGATGGGTTCATGTTGATTTGGGACTCAGCAACAGGGTTAAAGCAAAATGCTATCCCCTTAGATTCACAATGGGTTCTCTCTTGTGCCATATCGCCCTCAGGGAAACTAGTAGCAAGTGGCGgtcttaataataattgtaCAATATATCGTGTTTCCAAAGAAAACAGGGTCCAACAAAACGTTGTCTCGATCTTCAAGGGTCACACTTGTTATATATCAGATATTGAGTTTTGGGATAATTCTCACGTTATTACAAGTAGTGGGGATATGACTTGTGCTCTTTGGAATATTCCGAAAGCAAAAAGACTTAGAGAATATTCTGATCATTTAGGCGATGTACTCGCTTTAGCAATGCCCTCAAGACAAGGTGCCACTGAAACTGATGGTGAATCTAATGATAGCAGTATCTTTGCAAGTTGTGGGTCTGATGGGTACACGTATATTTGGGACACAAGATCTCCTTCAGCTGTACAGAAATTCTTTGTAAGTGACAGTGATGTTACTAGcattaaattctttaaagatggcaattcaataataacaggGAGTGATGATGGGATAATTAATATGTTTGATTTAAGATCGGATTGTTCTATTGCTAGCTATTCTTTACAACAAGGAATGCAAAAGGAACTGAAGCACCCAACGTATACATCTGCTACAATGGAATATTCGAAATATTCTCCACAATCACCATTTGCTAACTCAATAACATCAAGTTATTTAGATAATCAAGGTGTTGTTTCGTTAGATTTCAGCGGATCGGGCAGATTGATGTATGCTTGTTACACAGACATTGGATGTGTTATTTGGGATTTATTAAAGGGTGAAATTGTAGGAAAATTAGACGGTCATAGTGATAGGATATCTGGTGTAGAAACAAGTCCTGATGGATTGGCAGTTTGTACTGCTTCATGGGATTCTACAATGAAGATCTGGTCTCCAAGGTATATGTAA
- the RPB10 gene encoding DNA-directed RNA polymerase core subunit RPB10 (similar to Saccharomyces cerevisiae RPB10 (YOR210W); ancestral locus Anc_8.627): protein MIVPVRCFSCGKVVGDKWESYLNMLQEDELDEGTALSRLGLKRYCCRRMILTHVDLIEKFLRYNPLEKRD, encoded by the coding sequence ATGATTGTCCCAGTTAGATGTTTTTCATGTGGTAAAGTTGTCGGTGACAAATGGGAAAGCTATCTTAATATGTTacaagaagatgaattagacGAAGGTACTGCTCTATCAAGATTAGGCTTGAAAAGATACTGCTGTAGAAGAATGATCTTAACTCATGTCGATTTGATCGAAAAGTTCTTGAGATATAATCCTCTAGAAAAGAGAGActag
- the NPT1 gene encoding nicotinate phosphoribosyltransferase (similar to Saccharomyces cerevisiae NPT1 (YOR209C); ancestral locus Anc_8.625), translating into MADNGEQKCVIQSILDTDLYKITMQAAVLKHFPNVKVIYKYTNRSPQFTFNKASIDWLNIQFKLLETIQVTPDEIKYLKDKVPYLPDSFMKYIGQKDFRLRPSEQLDFQYELVPGTKDEYTLKLFVEGYWKDTIMYEIPLLALISEAYFRFIDKDWDYEGQEQMAFEKANTLFEHNCSFTEFGSRRRRSLHGQDLVMQGIVRASKLSPNNEKLLLGTSNVYFAKKYDILPVGTVAHEWFMGIAALTGDYINANKDAMDYWIETFGKEHAGLALTDTFGTDDYLKNFKPPYTDYYFGVRQDSGDPIEFTEKIAHFYNDELKLPKFSKTICYSDSLNVEKVIKYDEVARKYGFKATFGIGTSFTNDYRKKSDPAVKSEPLNIVIKLLTVDGKHAIKLSDNLGKNMGDPETVQRVKKELGYIEREWEGISEAHRWS; encoded by the coding sequence ATGGCAGACAACGGAGAACAAAAATGTGTCATACAATCCATCTTAGACACAGATCTATACAAAATCACCATGCAGGCAGCAGTTTTAAAGCATTTCCCCAATGTGAAGgtaatttataaatatacaaaCCGTTCCCCACAATTCACTTTTAATAAAGCATCAATAGATTGGTTAAATATCCAATTTAAACTCCTTGAAACTATTCAAGTTACTCCggatgaaattaaatatctTAAAGATAAAGTCCCTTATTTACCCGATTCATTCATGAAATATATTGGCCAAAAGGATTTCAGATTGCGTCCATCAGAACAATTAGATTTTCAATATGAATTAGTCCCAGGTACAAAGGACGAATATACTTTGAAATTGTTCGTTGAGGGATATTGGAAAGATACGATCATGTATGAAATCCCCCTGCTTGCGTTAATCTCTGAAGCTTATTTCAGATTCATAGATAAAGACTGGGATTATGAAGGACAAGAACAAATGGCTTTTGAAAAGGCCAATACTTTGTTTGAACATAATTGTTCATTCACTGAATTCGGTTCAAGGCGTAGAAGATCCTTGCATGGTCAAGATTTAGTCATGCAAGGGATCGTTAGAGCCTCCAAATTAAGTCCTAATAATGAGAAATTGTTGCTGGGTACATCGAACGTCTATTTTGCTAAGAAGTATGACATTTTACCTGTGGGGACAGTAGCTCATGAATGGTTTATGGGAATTGCCGCGTTGACTGGAGATTATATTAACGCCAACAAAGATGCAATGGATTATTGGATTGAAACATTTGGTAAAGAACATGCTGGGTTAGCTTTGACAGACACGTTTGGGACAGatgattatttgaagaatttcaaaCCTCCATATACggattattattttggtGTAAGACAAGATTCCGGGGATCCAATTGAATTTACTGAAAAAATTGCACATTTTTATAATGATGAACTTAAGTTACctaaattttcaaagacTATTTGTTATTCTGATTCATTAAATGTTGAAAAAGTTATAAAATACGATGAAGTGGCACGTAAATATGGATTCAAGGCCACATTTGGTATCGGAACTAGTTTCACCAATGATTATCGTAAGAAATCAGATCCAGCTGTGAAAAGCGAACCACTAAATATTGTCATAAAATTGTTAACAGTTGATGGGAAACATGCTATCAAGTTATCAGATAATTTAGGTAAAAATATGGGTGATCCTGAAACGGTGCAAAGGGTAAAGAAGGAGTTAGGATATATAGAAAGAGAGTGGGAAGGAATTAGTGAAGCACACAGGTGGTCATAA
- the NDAI0E01510 gene encoding histone H1/H5 family protein (similar to Saccharomyces cerevisiae HHO1 (YPL127C); ancestral locus Anc_8.629) has protein sequence MPIRRPNFPKKTQSVNKSESATTEKEGKAPLKRKASNGTPRTRGTIRRGSKEDVIESESNDKDNETAPTKEEEANTEGESGGDEVKEGEKTQNDDEQQEVEDEEKITEKNGKRANDEMDEEDEIDDSKKKEDSTNEETDGKPKATKRKKASNKKSTEAETLSESTKSYKNLIKDAIRDLNERKGSSRMALKKHLKSQNPNFETTTNFDHFFNSALKKGVDGGEFIQPKGPSGTVMLPKPAGKVTKSKTPKSTNDSKSTKEHKSKVTKPKSTTNKKTSMNKKVEKPKTKPKRPTSKGSNGGSQSDAPSYKEMIMKSLSDLNDGKGASRNTLKKFVKGNFDSINPTRFDYLFNSTIKKCVDSGELLMPKGPLGTVKFPKSKKTAKSG, from the coding sequence ATGCCAATAAGAAGACCCAATTTTCCTAAAAAGACTCAATCTGTTAACAAATCTGAATCTGCAACCACAGAAAAGGAGGGGAAAGCACCCTTAAAGAGAAAAGCAAGTAATGGTACTCCTCGTACAAGAGGGACCATAAGAAGGGGAAGCAAAGAAGATGTTATTGAATCGGAGTCTAACGATAAAGATAACGAAACTGCTCCTACCAAAGAGGAAGAAGCAAACACTGAGGGTGAATCAGGTGGAGACGAAGTAAAAGAAGGGGAGAAGACGCAAAACGATGATGAACAACAGGAGGTTGAAGacgaagaaaaaattactgAAAAGAATGGAAAAAGAGCTAACGACGAGAtggatgaagaagatgaaattgatgactctaagaaaaaggaagatTCAACTAATGAAGAAACTGATGGCAAACCAAAAGCTacgaaaagaaagaaagcTTCTAACAAGAAATCAACTGAGGCAGAAACTTTATCGGAATCTACAAAGAGTTACAAGAATCTAATCAAAGATGCAATTAGGGATTTAAATGAACGAAAGGGGTCGAGTCGAATGGCTTTGAAGAAGCATCTCAAATCACAAAATCCAAATTTCGAAACAACCACCAATTTCGatcatttctttaattcCGCTCTTAAGAAAGGTGTGGATGGCGGTGAGTTTATTCAACCAAAGGGGCCTTCAGGGACAGTTATGTTACCTAAACCTGCAGGAAAAGTAACTAAAAGTAAAACGCCAAAAAGCACTAACGATTCTAAAAGTACCAAAGAGCATAAAAGTAAAGTTACGAAACCTAAGTCTACAaccaataaaaaaacatCAATGAATAAGAAAGTCGAAAAGCCAAAAACAAAGCCAAAACGTCCGACTTCTAAAGGAAGTAATGGTGGTTCACAATCCGACGCGCCTTCTTACAAGGAAATGATCATGAAAAGCCTATCAGACCTTAATGATGGGAAGGGAGCTAGTCGTAACactttaaaaaaatttgtcAAAGGGAACTTTGATAGCATCAATCCAACAAGATTTGATTATCTATTTAATTCAACTATTAAGAAATGTGTGGACAGTGGGGAATTATTGATGCCAAAGGGTCCATTGGGAACAGTAAAATTTCCAAAGTCAAAAAAGACAGCCAAAAGTGGCTAA